In the Apteryx mantelli isolate bAptMan1 chromosome 1, bAptMan1.hap1, whole genome shotgun sequence genome, one interval contains:
- the LOC106489178 gene encoding C-type mannose receptor 2-like: protein MSRLVLFLLFGASVLSSSEGRRRETAEPTSPIADATTRGGLKSPSTQRKKTKRAGGHLTRITSAAENEFLHKLTQRQKETQFWTGRTYQKGLSLKCTDGSLTTFIQRPLSSLLRAVKRPLNNLLNNKFCLTLNTGGQGEWGSSVCSRRLPFICVYKPDLMHP, encoded by the exons ATGTCCCGTCTAGTTTTATTCCTGCTTTTTGGAGCCTCAGTTCTCTCCAGTTCAGAAG ggaggagaagagagactGCAGAGCCGACCAGTCCCATAGCTGATGCCACCACTCGGGGTGGCCTGAAATCTCCAAGCACTCAGAGAAAG AAAACTAAAAGAGCAGGAGGTCACCTAACCAGAATCACCAGTGCAGccgagaatgaattccttcacaaaCTTACTCAGAGACAAAAGGAAACCCAATTCTGGACAGGCAGAACTTACCAAAAG GGGTTATCTTTGAAATGTACTGATGGATCTCTGACAACTTTCATCCAGAGGCCTCTGTCATCCCTTCTCAGAGCTGTCAAAAGACCACTTAACAACTTGTTAAACAATAAATTTTGCCTGACACTGAATACTGGTG GCCAGGGTGAATGGGGCAGCTCTGTTTGCAGCAGGAGGCTACCATTCATCTGCGTTTACAAACCAGACTTGATGCACCCTTAA